The following coding sequences lie in one Mustelus asterias chromosome 6, sMusAst1.hap1.1, whole genome shotgun sequence genomic window:
- the rgmb gene encoding repulsive guidance molecule B isoform X1, with protein MIKSAVELRSIFWTRRGSCRCCPFSVKYLRNSLQPGWMGMGRAGFYYPGAERPSTAFIFLLLFISTCANTAYCQQQYQCRIQKCTTDFVALTSHLNAALNAFASEFCIALRAYALCTERTAKACRGNLAFHSAMLGISDLMSQRNCSREGPTSIAAQDLVPVSHNMGFCDYENRAGLVRGHRAAVGTEPQPGRRYVFCGLFGDPHLRTFRDHFQTCKVEGAWPLIDNDYLSVQVTNVPVVQGSSATATNKITIIFKTYHDCTDQKVYQAMTDDLPAAFIDGTTVGNGWIKTLWIAEKVSGKHVEVHAKYIGMTVIVRQVGRYLTFALRMPEALALSENDNQGLQLCARGCPMNERIDEGGHLPLPANSPNHLHHTQAPPKGVYTLETATAKCHEKIQVKDVYFHSCVFDLLTTGDANFTAAAYSALQDLETLHPKRERWHIFPRSSNVAPINSVLFNVYVGLLTFVVIVIL; from the exons ATGATTAAAAGCGCTGTGGAGCTCAGAAGCATTTTCTG GACGAGGAGAGGTTCCTGCCGCTGCTGCCCCTTCTCGGTGAAGTATTTGAGAAACTCACTGCAACCTGGATGGATGGGCATGGGGAGAGCAGGATTTTATTACCCCGGGGCTGAGCGCCCTTCCACCGCCTTCATCTTTCTGCTGCTTTTCATTTCGACGTGTGCCAACACAG CTTACTGCCAGCAACAGTATCAGTGCAGAATCCAGAAGTGCACAACCGACTTTGTGGCTCTCACCTCCCACCTGAACGCCGCTCTGAATGCTTTCGCCTCCGAGTTTTGCATCGCCCTCCGGGCTTATGCCCTGTGCACCGAGCGCACGGCCAAGGCGTGCCGGGGCAACCTGGCCTTCCACTCGGCCATGCTGGGCATCAGCGACCTGATGAGCCAGAGGAACTGCTCCCGGGAAGGGCCCACCTCGATCGCAGCCCAGGACCTGGTGCCAGTCAGTCACAACATGGGCTTCTGTGACTATGAGAACCGGGCAGGACTGGTGCGGGGGCACCGGGCTGCAGTGGGCACCGAGCCACAGCCTGGCCGCCGCTATGTCTTCTGCGGCTTGTTTGGCGACCCGCATCTCAGGACTTTCAGAGATCACTTCCAGACTTGCAAGGTGGAAGGAGCTTGGCCCCTGATTGATAACGACTACTTGTCAGTGCAAGTAACTAACGTCCCTGTTGTACAGGGATCCAGCGCCACAGCCACTAACAAG ATAACCATCATTTTTAAAACCTATCATGACTGTACAGatcagaaggtttaccaggcgatGACAGATGATCTGCCTGCAGCATTCATAGATGGCACAACAGTGGGAAATGGCTGGATAAAGACTTTGTGGATAGCCGAGAAAGTCAGTGGTAAACATGTGGAGGTGCACGCAAAGTACATAGGCATGACAGTGATAGTGCGCCAAGTGGGACGCTATTTAACCTTTGCATTGAGAATGCCGGAGGCATTGGCTCTGTCCGAGAACGACAACCAGGGACTGCAGCTTTGTGCCCGTGGCTGCCCGATGAATGAACGTATTGATGAAGGTGGACATCTCCCTCTTCCAGCAAATAGTCCAAACCATCTGCACCACACCCAGGCCCCACCAAAGGGTGTTTACACATTAGAGACTGCAACAGCTAAATGCCATGAGAAGATCCAAGTAAAGGATGTCTATTTTCATTCTTGTGTGTTTGACCTTCTGACAACTGGAGATGCAAACTTTACAGCCGCAGCTTACAGCGCTCTCCAAGACCTAGAGACACTGCACCCAAAGAGAGAACGGTGGCATATTTTCCCCAGAAGCAGCAATGTTGCCCCAATCAACAGTGTATTATTTAACGTTTATGTTGGACTGTTAACTTTTGTTGTGATTGTGATTTTGTAG
- the rgmb gene encoding repulsive guidance molecule B isoform X3 — protein sequence MGMGRAGFYYPGAERPSTAFIFLLLFISTCANTAYCQQQYQCRIQKCTTDFVALTSHLNAALNAFASEFCIALRAYALCTERTAKACRGNLAFHSAMLGISDLMSQRNCSREGPTSIAAQDLVPVSHNMGFCDYENRAGLVRGHRAAVGTEPQPGRRYVFCGLFGDPHLRTFRDHFQTCKVEGAWPLIDNDYLSVQVTNVPVVQGSSATATNKITIIFKTYHDCTDQKVYQAMTDDLPAAFIDGTTVGNGWIKTLWIAEKVSGKHVEVHAKYIGMTVIVRQVGRYLTFALRMPEALALSENDNQGLQLCARGCPMNERIDEGGHLPLPANSPNHLHHTQAPPKGVYTLETATAKCHEKIQVKDVYFHSCVFDLLTTGDANFTAAAYSALQDLETLHPKRERWHIFPRSSNVAPINSVLFNVYVGLLTFVVIVIL from the exons ATGGGCATGGGGAGAGCAGGATTTTATTACCCCGGGGCTGAGCGCCCTTCCACCGCCTTCATCTTTCTGCTGCTTTTCATTTCGACGTGTGCCAACACAG CTTACTGCCAGCAACAGTATCAGTGCAGAATCCAGAAGTGCACAACCGACTTTGTGGCTCTCACCTCCCACCTGAACGCCGCTCTGAATGCTTTCGCCTCCGAGTTTTGCATCGCCCTCCGGGCTTATGCCCTGTGCACCGAGCGCACGGCCAAGGCGTGCCGGGGCAACCTGGCCTTCCACTCGGCCATGCTGGGCATCAGCGACCTGATGAGCCAGAGGAACTGCTCCCGGGAAGGGCCCACCTCGATCGCAGCCCAGGACCTGGTGCCAGTCAGTCACAACATGGGCTTCTGTGACTATGAGAACCGGGCAGGACTGGTGCGGGGGCACCGGGCTGCAGTGGGCACCGAGCCACAGCCTGGCCGCCGCTATGTCTTCTGCGGCTTGTTTGGCGACCCGCATCTCAGGACTTTCAGAGATCACTTCCAGACTTGCAAGGTGGAAGGAGCTTGGCCCCTGATTGATAACGACTACTTGTCAGTGCAAGTAACTAACGTCCCTGTTGTACAGGGATCCAGCGCCACAGCCACTAACAAG ATAACCATCATTTTTAAAACCTATCATGACTGTACAGatcagaaggtttaccaggcgatGACAGATGATCTGCCTGCAGCATTCATAGATGGCACAACAGTGGGAAATGGCTGGATAAAGACTTTGTGGATAGCCGAGAAAGTCAGTGGTAAACATGTGGAGGTGCACGCAAAGTACATAGGCATGACAGTGATAGTGCGCCAAGTGGGACGCTATTTAACCTTTGCATTGAGAATGCCGGAGGCATTGGCTCTGTCCGAGAACGACAACCAGGGACTGCAGCTTTGTGCCCGTGGCTGCCCGATGAATGAACGTATTGATGAAGGTGGACATCTCCCTCTTCCAGCAAATAGTCCAAACCATCTGCACCACACCCAGGCCCCACCAAAGGGTGTTTACACATTAGAGACTGCAACAGCTAAATGCCATGAGAAGATCCAAGTAAAGGATGTCTATTTTCATTCTTGTGTGTTTGACCTTCTGACAACTGGAGATGCAAACTTTACAGCCGCAGCTTACAGCGCTCTCCAAGACCTAGAGACACTGCACCCAAAGAGAGAACGGTGGCATATTTTCCCCAGAAGCAGCAATGTTGCCCCAATCAACAGTGTATTATTTAACGTTTATGTTGGACTGTTAACTTTTGTTGTGATTGTGATTTTGTAG
- the rgmb gene encoding repulsive guidance molecule B isoform X2 encodes MLTRRGSCRCCPFSVKYLRNSLQPGWMGMGRAGFYYPGAERPSTAFIFLLLFISTCANTAYCQQQYQCRIQKCTTDFVALTSHLNAALNAFASEFCIALRAYALCTERTAKACRGNLAFHSAMLGISDLMSQRNCSREGPTSIAAQDLVPVSHNMGFCDYENRAGLVRGHRAAVGTEPQPGRRYVFCGLFGDPHLRTFRDHFQTCKVEGAWPLIDNDYLSVQVTNVPVVQGSSATATNKITIIFKTYHDCTDQKVYQAMTDDLPAAFIDGTTVGNGWIKTLWIAEKVSGKHVEVHAKYIGMTVIVRQVGRYLTFALRMPEALALSENDNQGLQLCARGCPMNERIDEGGHLPLPANSPNHLHHTQAPPKGVYTLETATAKCHEKIQVKDVYFHSCVFDLLTTGDANFTAAAYSALQDLETLHPKRERWHIFPRSSNVAPINSVLFNVYVGLLTFVVIVIL; translated from the exons ATGTT GACGAGGAGAGGTTCCTGCCGCTGCTGCCCCTTCTCGGTGAAGTATTTGAGAAACTCACTGCAACCTGGATGGATGGGCATGGGGAGAGCAGGATTTTATTACCCCGGGGCTGAGCGCCCTTCCACCGCCTTCATCTTTCTGCTGCTTTTCATTTCGACGTGTGCCAACACAG CTTACTGCCAGCAACAGTATCAGTGCAGAATCCAGAAGTGCACAACCGACTTTGTGGCTCTCACCTCCCACCTGAACGCCGCTCTGAATGCTTTCGCCTCCGAGTTTTGCATCGCCCTCCGGGCTTATGCCCTGTGCACCGAGCGCACGGCCAAGGCGTGCCGGGGCAACCTGGCCTTCCACTCGGCCATGCTGGGCATCAGCGACCTGATGAGCCAGAGGAACTGCTCCCGGGAAGGGCCCACCTCGATCGCAGCCCAGGACCTGGTGCCAGTCAGTCACAACATGGGCTTCTGTGACTATGAGAACCGGGCAGGACTGGTGCGGGGGCACCGGGCTGCAGTGGGCACCGAGCCACAGCCTGGCCGCCGCTATGTCTTCTGCGGCTTGTTTGGCGACCCGCATCTCAGGACTTTCAGAGATCACTTCCAGACTTGCAAGGTGGAAGGAGCTTGGCCCCTGATTGATAACGACTACTTGTCAGTGCAAGTAACTAACGTCCCTGTTGTACAGGGATCCAGCGCCACAGCCACTAACAAG ATAACCATCATTTTTAAAACCTATCATGACTGTACAGatcagaaggtttaccaggcgatGACAGATGATCTGCCTGCAGCATTCATAGATGGCACAACAGTGGGAAATGGCTGGATAAAGACTTTGTGGATAGCCGAGAAAGTCAGTGGTAAACATGTGGAGGTGCACGCAAAGTACATAGGCATGACAGTGATAGTGCGCCAAGTGGGACGCTATTTAACCTTTGCATTGAGAATGCCGGAGGCATTGGCTCTGTCCGAGAACGACAACCAGGGACTGCAGCTTTGTGCCCGTGGCTGCCCGATGAATGAACGTATTGATGAAGGTGGACATCTCCCTCTTCCAGCAAATAGTCCAAACCATCTGCACCACACCCAGGCCCCACCAAAGGGTGTTTACACATTAGAGACTGCAACAGCTAAATGCCATGAGAAGATCCAAGTAAAGGATGTCTATTTTCATTCTTGTGTGTTTGACCTTCTGACAACTGGAGATGCAAACTTTACAGCCGCAGCTTACAGCGCTCTCCAAGACCTAGAGACACTGCACCCAAAGAGAGAACGGTGGCATATTTTCCCCAGAAGCAGCAATGTTGCCCCAATCAACAGTGTATTATTTAACGTTTATGTTGGACTGTTAACTTTTGTTGTGATTGTGATTTTGTAG